In one window of Escherichia coli DSM 30083 = JCM 1649 = ATCC 11775 DNA:
- the ymfR gene encoding protein YmfR, whose product MIMLILAPLVGVLGALLLAYGAWLIYPPAGFVVAGALCLFWSWLVARYLDRTQLSVGGGK is encoded by the coding sequence ATGATCATGCTGATTCTCGCGCCTCTGGTGGGCGTGCTGGGTGCGCTTTTGCTGGCATATGGTGCCTGGCTGATTTATCCCCCGGCGGGTTTTGTTGTTGCCGGGGCGCTGTGCCTGTTCTGGTCGTGGCTGGTGGCGCGATATCTCGATCGTACACAGCTGTCTGTCGGCGGAGGTAAATAG
- a CDS encoding phage portal protein, with protein sequence MFFSGLFQRKSDAPVTTPAELAEAIGLSYDTYTGKQISSQRAMRLTAVFSCVRVLAESVGMLPCNLYHLNGSLKQRATGERLHKLISTHPNGYMTPQEFWELVVTCLCLRGNFYAYKVKAFGEVAELLPVDPGCVVPKLNSSWEPVYQVTFSDGSTDVLSQEDIWHVRTLTLDGLVGLNPIAYAREAISLAAATEEHGARLFSNGAVTSGVLRTEQTLSDQAYERLKKDFEERHTGLGNAHRPMILEMGLDWKSMALNAEDSQFLETRKFQLEEICRLFRVPLHMVQNTDRATFNNIEELGLGFINYSLVPYLTRIEQRINTGLVRKSKQGVYYAKFNAGALLRGDMKSRFEAYATGINWGIYSPNDCRDLEDMNPRPGGDVYLTPMNMTTKPSDGSKAGKQKDNANADETTS encoded by the coding sequence GTGTTCTTTTCGGGATTATTTCAACGAAAAAGTGACGCGCCGGTGACCACGCCAGCAGAGCTGGCGGAGGCTATCGGGCTGTCATACGACACCTATACCGGAAAGCAGATCAGCAGCCAGCGGGCCATGCGACTGACGGCGGTTTTTTCCTGCGTCAGGGTGCTGGCAGAGTCGGTCGGGATGTTGCCCTGCAATCTGTATCACCTGAACGGCAGCCTGAAACAGAGGGCCACCGGCGAACGTCTGCATAAGCTGATCTCCACGCATCCCAATGGCTATATGACGCCGCAGGAGTTCTGGGAGCTGGTGGTCACCTGTCTGTGCCTGCGGGGAAACTTTTACGCCTACAAAGTGAAAGCATTTGGCGAAGTGGCTGAACTGCTGCCCGTCGATCCTGGCTGTGTGGTACCGAAGCTTAACAGTAGCTGGGAGCCGGTCTATCAGGTCACATTCTCGGACGGCTCCACGGATGTGCTGAGCCAGGAAGATATCTGGCATGTGCGCACGCTGACGCTGGACGGTCTGGTGGGGCTGAATCCCATCGCCTATGCCCGCGAGGCAATATCGCTGGCAGCTGCGACCGAAGAGCACGGGGCCAGACTGTTCAGCAATGGTGCGGTGACGTCGGGTGTGTTGCGTACAGAGCAGACGCTGTCAGATCAGGCTTACGAGCGCCTGAAGAAAGATTTTGAGGAGCGTCACACCGGGCTTGGTAATGCTCACCGCCCGATGATCCTTGAGATGGGGCTGGACTGGAAGTCGATGGCGCTGAACGCCGAGGACAGCCAGTTCCTGGAAACCCGCAAGTTTCAGCTTGAAGAAATCTGTCGTCTGTTCCGGGTGCCGTTGCACATGGTGCAGAACACCGATCGCGCCACCTTCAACAATATTGAAGAGCTGGGGCTGGGATTTATCAACTATTCACTGGTGCCGTATCTGACCCGCATCGAGCAGCGGATCAACACCGGACTGGTTCGAAAAAGTAAGCAGGGCGTTTATTACGCCAAATTTAACGCCGGGGCGTTACTGCGCGGGGATATGAAGTCCCGTTTTGAAGCCTACGCCACCGGGATTAACTGGGGAATTTACTCTCCCAATGACTGCCGCGACCTGGAAGATATGAATCCCCGTCCCGGTGGGGATGTCTATCTCACACCGATGAACATGACCACGAAACCCTCCGATGGCAGTAAAGCCGGTAAGCAGAAGGATAACGCCAATGCAGACGAAACAACGTCTTGA
- a CDS encoding HK97 family phage prohead protease translates to MQTKQRLDVPLSLKSVSDSGEFEGYGSVFGVKDSHDDVVMSGAFAASLRAWSDRKALPALLWQHRMDEPIGVYTEMKEDDVGLYVRGRLLIDDDPLAKRAHAHMKAGSLTGLSIGYVLKDWEYDRSKEAFLLKEIDLWEVSLVTFPSNDEARISDVKNALARGEIPEQKKIERVLRDVGLSRTQAKAFMAGGYGALSLRDAEDVGSALNALKNLNF, encoded by the coding sequence ATGCAGACGAAACAACGTCTTGATGTACCGCTGAGTCTGAAATCTGTCAGTGACTCCGGTGAGTTTGAAGGGTATGGCTCCGTCTTTGGTGTAAAGGACAGCCACGATGATGTGGTGATGTCCGGGGCATTTGCTGCTTCCCTGCGGGCGTGGAGTGACAGAAAAGCGTTACCTGCGCTGCTCTGGCAGCACCGCATGGATGAACCCATCGGTGTTTACACCGAAATGAAGGAAGACGATGTCGGGCTTTACGTCAGGGGACGGTTGCTTATTGATGATGATCCCCTCGCAAAACGCGCACATGCACACATGAAGGCCGGTTCGTTAACCGGCCTTTCTATTGGGTACGTCCTGAAAGACTGGGAATACGACCGGAGCAAAGAAGCCTTTCTGCTGAAAGAAATCGACCTCTGGGAAGTCAGCCTGGTGACGTTCCCGTCTAACGACGAGGCGCGGATCAGCGACGTCAAGAACGCACTGGCCCGCGGGGAAATCCCCGAACAGAAAAAAATCGAAAGAGTCCTGCGTGATGTCGGACTCTCCCGTACCCAGGCCAAAGCATTCATGGCCGGGGGCTATGGCGCACTGTCCCTGCGCGACGCTGAGGATGTGGGCTCTGCACTGAATGCACTGAAAAATCTGAACTTCTAA
- a CDS encoding phage major capsid protein, translating into MAVDIKDVEQVAQELQQKFDDFKAKNDKRVDAIEQEKGKLAGQVETLNGKLSELENLKSDLEKELLELKRPAGGAQNKLATEHKEAFVGFLRKGREDGLRDLERKALQVGTDEDGGYAVPEALDRNILTLLKDEVVMRQEATVITVGGSDYKKLVNLGGTASGWVGETDARSQTATSKLGLIEPFMGEIYGNPQATQKMLDDAFFNVEAWINSELATEFAEQEEIAFTTGDGTKKPKGFLAYESTDETDKVRAFGKLQHIVSGEATAVTADAIIKLIYTLRKAHRTGAKFMMNNNSLFAIRLLKDSEGNYLWRPGLELGQPSSLAGYGIAENEQMPDIAADAKAIAFGNFKRGYTIVDRIGTRILRDPYTNKPFVGFYTTKRTGGMLVDSQAIKLLKIAAA; encoded by the coding sequence ATGGCGGTTGATATTAAAGATGTCGAACAGGTCGCGCAGGAGCTGCAGCAGAAGTTTGACGACTTCAAAGCAAAGAACGACAAGCGCGTGGATGCGATTGAGCAGGAAAAAGGCAAACTTGCCGGGCAGGTGGAAACCCTGAACGGGAAACTCAGCGAGCTGGAAAACCTCAAAAGCGATCTTGAAAAAGAGCTGCTTGAGCTGAAACGTCCGGCAGGTGGTGCGCAAAATAAACTGGCCACCGAGCATAAAGAAGCGTTTGTGGGCTTCCTGCGTAAAGGCCGTGAAGATGGTCTGCGCGATCTGGAGCGCAAGGCATTGCAGGTGGGCACCGATGAAGACGGCGGCTATGCCGTGCCGGAAGCACTGGATCGCAACATTCTCACCCTGCTGAAAGATGAAGTGGTGATGCGCCAGGAAGCCACGGTGATCACCGTTGGTGGTTCCGACTACAAAAAACTGGTGAATCTGGGCGGCACGGCTTCCGGATGGGTTGGCGAGACTGACGCGCGCTCCCAGACTGCCACCTCAAAACTGGGCCTGATTGAACCTTTCATGGGGGAAATCTACGGTAACCCGCAGGCCACCCAGAAAATGCTGGATGATGCCTTTTTCAACGTGGAAGCATGGATCAACAGCGAGCTGGCAACCGAATTTGCCGAACAGGAAGAAATTGCCTTTACCACCGGCGATGGTACCAAGAAGCCGAAAGGGTTCCTGGCGTATGAATCCACTGATGAAACCGATAAGGTCCGGGCGTTCGGCAAACTTCAGCATATTGTATCCGGCGAAGCGACGGCGGTGACCGCAGACGCCATTATCAAACTGATTTACACGCTGCGTAAGGCACACCGCACTGGCGCGAAGTTCATGATGAACAACAACAGCCTGTTTGCCATCCGTCTGCTTAAAGACAGCGAGGGTAACTATCTGTGGCGTCCGGGGCTGGAACTGGGGCAGCCGTCCTCTCTGGCGGGTTACGGTATCGCTGAAAACGAACAGATGCCGGATATCGCCGCTGATGCGAAAGCCATTGCATTTGGTAACTTCAAACGGGGTTACACCATCGTTGACCGTATCGGCACCCGCATTCTGCGTGACCCGTACACCAATAAACCGTTTGTCGGTTTTTATACCACCAAGCGCACCGGCGGGATGCTGGTCGATTCGCAGGCCATCAAACTGCTGAAGATTGCAGCGGCGTAA
- a CDS encoding head-tail connector protein, with amino-acid sequence MLLTMEEIKAQLRLDEDFDADDRHLQLLACAAQKRTETYLNRKLYAPDETIPDSDPDGLHLPDDIRLGMLMLISHFYENRSSVTEVEKLDMPQSFGWLVGPYRYFPQ; translated from the coding sequence ATGCTTCTGACAATGGAAGAGATTAAAGCCCAACTCCGGCTGGATGAGGATTTCGATGCTGATGACCGCCATCTGCAACTGCTGGCCTGTGCGGCACAAAAGCGGACGGAAACGTATCTGAACCGGAAGCTCTATGCACCGGATGAAACCATTCCGGACAGCGATCCGGACGGGCTGCACCTGCCGGATGATATTCGTCTGGGGATGCTGATGCTTATCAGCCATTTTTACGAAAACCGCTCGTCGGTTACGGAAGTGGAGAAACTCGACATGCCGCAGAGTTTTGGCTGGCTTGTCGGCCCGTACAGGTACTTTCCGCAATGA
- a CDS encoding phage head closure protein, with protein sequence MKIRQAQTSATYILPDPGELNKRVLIRLRVDMPADNFGVEPQYLITFRTWAKVIQTSATTWQETAQTGDAITHYITIRYRRGITADYEVVCGDSVYRVKRQRDLNGARRFLLLECTELGECRQSHGGNNDDFLFAR encoded by the coding sequence ATGAAAATTCGTCAGGCGCAGACCAGCGCAACCTACATTCTGCCGGACCCCGGTGAACTGAATAAACGCGTCCTGATCCGCCTGCGGGTGGATATGCCCGCGGATAACTTTGGCGTGGAGCCTCAATACCTGATTACGTTCCGGACATGGGCGAAGGTTATCCAGACCAGTGCCACCACCTGGCAGGAAACCGCGCAGACCGGGGACGCCATCACCCATTACATCACCATTCGTTACCGCCGGGGGATTACCGCTGATTATGAGGTGGTCTGCGGTGACAGTGTGTACCGGGTGAAACGTCAGCGCGATCTGAACGGGGCGCGGCGCTTTCTGCTGCTGGAGTGTACGGAGCTGGGCGAATGTAGGCAGAGTCACGGAGGCAACAATGACGACTTCCTTTTTGCACGTTGA
- a CDS encoding DUF2635 domain-containing protein, with the protein MFVKPVKGRSVPDPARGDLLPAEGRNVDENNYWLRREAAGDIRRVNKKVNTDDDKL; encoded by the coding sequence ATGTTTGTGAAACCTGTTAAAGGGCGGTCAGTGCCTGACCCTGCCCGCGGCGACCTTTTGCCCGCCGAAGGGCGAAATGTTGATGAGAACAACTACTGGCTGCGCCGTGAAGCAGCGGGTGATATCCGGCGCGTGAATAAAAAGGTGAACACCGATGACGATAAGCTTTAA
- a CDS encoding phage tail sheath subtilisin-like domain-containing protein, which produces MTISFNTIPSNTLVPLFYAEMDNQAANTAQDSGASLLIGHANNGAEIVANSLVLMPSADYARQICGAGSQLARMVEAYRQTDPFGELYVIAVPESTGAAATVTLTVTGAATETGTVNVYVGRTRVQVPVTNGDNVTMIASSIQDAINAVPTLPFTASSSAGVVTLTARHKGLCGNEIPVSLNYYGFGGGEVLPAGVQIAVVTGTAGTGAPVLTGAVAAMADEPFDYIGLPFNDTASVNTLVTEMNDTSGRWSYARQLYGHVYTAKTGTLSELVTAGDQFNQQHITLAGYEKDTQTPADELAASRTARAAVFIRNDPARPTQTGELVGMLPAPKGKRFTMTEQKTLLSHGVATAYVESGVLRIQRDVTTYRKNAYGVADNSYLDSETLHTSAYVLRKLKSVITSKYGRHKLASDGTRFGPGQAIVTPAVIKGELLATYRQLERAGIVENYELFKQYLVVERDASDPNRLNTLFPPDYVNQLRVFAVVNQFRLQYSEESA; this is translated from the coding sequence ATGACGATAAGCTTTAACACCATTCCGTCGAATACGCTGGTTCCGCTGTTTTATGCGGAAATGGATAACCAGGCTGCGAATACTGCACAGGACAGCGGAGCATCGCTGCTGATTGGTCATGCCAATAACGGTGCAGAGATTGTTGCCAACAGTCTGGTACTGATGCCGTCGGCAGACTATGCACGCCAGATTTGTGGTGCGGGAAGTCAGCTGGCGCGTATGGTCGAGGCTTATCGCCAGACTGACCCGTTTGGCGAGCTGTATGTGATTGCCGTTCCTGAATCCACAGGCGCGGCGGCAACGGTTACGCTGACGGTGACCGGGGCGGCAACCGAAACCGGCACGGTGAATGTGTATGTGGGACGTACCCGCGTGCAGGTACCGGTGACTAACGGCGATAACGTTACGATGATTGCCAGCAGTATCCAGGATGCCATCAATGCCGTTCCGACCCTGCCGTTTACGGCTTCATCTTCGGCAGGCGTGGTCACACTGACCGCGCGTCATAAGGGGCTTTGCGGGAATGAAATTCCTGTCAGCCTCAATTACTACGGCTTTGGTGGGGGCGAAGTGCTGCCAGCGGGCGTACAGATTGCCGTGGTGACGGGTACCGCCGGAACGGGTGCTCCGGTTCTCACCGGCGCTGTGGCTGCAATGGCGGATGAGCCGTTTGATTATATCGGCCTGCCGTTCAACGACACGGCCTCCGTTAACACGCTGGTGACCGAGATGAACGATACCAGCGGTCGCTGGAGCTATGCGCGTCAGCTGTATGGTCATGTGTATACGGCAAAGACCGGCACGCTGTCAGAACTGGTGACCGCAGGTGACCAGTTTAACCAGCAGCACATTACCCTGGCGGGGTACGAAAAAGACACCCAGACGCCTGCCGACGAGCTGGCGGCAAGCCGTACCGCCCGCGCAGCGGTGTTTATCCGCAACGATCCGGCACGTCCCACGCAGACCGGTGAGCTGGTGGGTATGCTGCCTGCGCCGAAGGGGAAACGGTTCACGATGACCGAACAAAAGACCCTGCTGTCTCATGGCGTGGCAACGGCGTATGTCGAAAGCGGGGTACTGCGCATTCAGCGTGATGTCACCACGTACAGGAAAAACGCTTACGGGGTTGCGGATAACAGCTACCTCGACAGCGAGACGCTGCATACCAGTGCGTATGTACTGCGCAAACTGAAATCCGTCATTACCAGTAAGTACGGGCGTCACAAGCTTGCCAGCGACGGTACCCGCTTTGGTCCCGGTCAGGCGATTGTCACCCCGGCGGTGATCAAAGGGGAACTGCTGGCAACCTACCGTCAGCTTGAGCGTGCGGGGATCGTGGAAAACTACGAACTTTTTAAGCAGTACCTGGTTGTGGAGCGTGATGCCAGCGATCCGAACCGCCTGAACACGCTGTTCCCGCCTGACTATGTTAACCAGTTGCGTGTCTTTGCCGTGGTTAACCAGTTCCGTCTTCAGTATTCAGAGGAGTCCGCATAA
- a CDS encoding phage tail tube protein: MARIGGTCYFKIDGQQLSLTGGIEVPMNRTVNDDIIGLDGSVDRKETHRAPYVKGTFKVPKNFPVSKITSSDEMTITAELANGQVYVLSSAWLHGEANHNAEEGTVDLEFHGEEGDYQ, encoded by the coding sequence ATGGCCCGTATCGGGGGAACCTGTTATTTCAAAATTGACGGTCAGCAGCTATCGCTGACCGGCGGCATTGAGGTGCCCATGAACAGGACGGTCAATGATGACATCATCGGCCTGGACGGTTCAGTGGACCGCAAGGAAACTCACCGTGCGCCTTATGTTAAAGGGACCTTCAAGGTGCCGAAGAATTTTCCGGTGAGCAAAATCACCTCGTCTGATGAGATGACCATCACTGCCGAGCTGGCGAACGGTCAGGTCTATGTACTGTCGTCTGCCTGGCTGCACGGCGAAGCGAACCATAATGCCGAAGAAGGGACGGTTGATCTTGAGTTCCACGGTGAAGAAGGGGATTACCAGTAA
- a CDS encoding phage tail assembly protein: MKELELKKPITAHGETLSVLEFDEPTGKDVRELGYPYQMNQDESVRLLAHVVSKYIVRLAKVPQNSVDQMSPADLNAAAWLVAGFFLQA; encoded by the coding sequence ATGAAAGAGCTTGAGTTAAAGAAACCGATTACCGCTCATGGCGAGACACTCTCCGTACTGGAGTTTGATGAGCCCACCGGGAAAGATGTCCGCGAGCTGGGGTATCCCTACCAGATGAATCAGGATGAGTCCGTCAGACTTCTGGCGCATGTGGTATCGAAATACATTGTGCGGCTGGCGAAAGTGCCGCAAAACTCTGTCGACCAGATGTCTCCGGCAGACCTGAATGCTGCGGCGTGGCTTGTGGCTGGTTTTTTCCTCCAGGCCTGA
- a CDS encoding phage tail tape measure protein — translation MAEFELKALITGVDRLSPALSKMQKKIRGFKRQAEEASQGGLALGGGLAAGLTLSLKSYADQENAATGLKVAMMDANGEVGKRFQDINKLAIGLGNQLPGTTADFQNMMQMLVRQGIPAENILGGVGKATAYLAVQLKKTPEAAAEFAAKMQDATGTASEDMMGLFDTIQKAFYLGVDDTNMLSFFTKTSSVLKMVNKDGLQAAQSLAPISVMMDQMGMNGESAGNALRKVIQSGLSVKKIRDVNKVMARQKLGVQLDFTDGKGSFGGLDNMFRQLAKLRKLTDVKRTGVLKAIFGDDAETLQVVNALIDKGKDGYDQIQQKMNKQASLNKRVQAQLGTLSNLWEAMTGTATNGLAAIGGAFSGDAKNITQWLGELGEKFTKFADENPRVIRGVVGLAAGLAILKLGLMGVGGAISIVSRIMSMTPIGMIATAIALAAGLIITNWDVVGPYFKKLWETIGPYFEAGRELLKKVFAWSPLGMVINNWGPVVKWFQDMWDKLKPIIEWFTDSSGDTVDAINSAQWGAGAYDAYGTGIPARGYTPYQAVDPAQSNNASGATGPNPFMINKASAPKVDGEIKVSFVNSPPGMRVMETRSSGFDVSHDVGYTRFGR, via the coding sequence ATGGCTGAATTTGAGCTTAAGGCGTTGATCACCGGTGTCGACAGGCTTTCTCCCGCGCTGTCGAAAATGCAAAAGAAAATCCGGGGATTTAAACGCCAGGCGGAAGAAGCGTCACAGGGTGGGCTGGCGCTTGGTGGCGGACTGGCTGCGGGTCTGACGCTTTCCCTGAAATCTTATGCCGATCAGGAAAACGCCGCCACCGGGCTGAAAGTTGCCATGATGGATGCGAACGGTGAGGTCGGAAAGCGCTTTCAGGACATCAATAAACTGGCTATTGGTCTGGGTAACCAGCTACCCGGTACAACGGCTGATTTCCAGAACATGATGCAGATGCTGGTGCGTCAGGGGATCCCGGCAGAAAACATTCTTGGCGGTGTGGGTAAAGCGACAGCTTATCTTGCGGTACAACTGAAAAAAACACCGGAAGCGGCTGCCGAGTTTGCCGCAAAGATGCAGGATGCTACCGGAACGGCGTCAGAAGACATGATGGGGCTGTTCGACACTATCCAGAAGGCGTTTTATCTGGGCGTTGACGATACCAACATGTTGTCCTTCTTCACTAAAACCAGCTCTGTTCTGAAGATGGTGAACAAGGACGGTCTTCAGGCTGCACAGAGCCTTGCCCCCATCAGCGTCATGATGGATCAGATGGGGATGAACGGGGAGTCGGCAGGTAACGCCCTGCGAAAAGTTATCCAGTCCGGATTAAGCGTTAAGAAAATCAGGGACGTCAATAAAGTCATGGCCCGCCAGAAACTCGGGGTACAGCTCGATTTTACTGACGGCAAAGGGAGTTTTGGCGGTCTTGATAACATGTTCAGGCAACTGGCAAAGCTGCGAAAACTGACCGACGTTAAGCGAACTGGTGTACTTAAGGCAATATTTGGTGATGATGCCGAAACCCTTCAGGTGGTCAATGCACTAATCGATAAAGGAAAGGATGGCTACGACCAGATCCAGCAGAAGATGAATAAACAGGCCAGTCTGAATAAACGTGTTCAGGCACAGCTTGGTACGCTGTCCAACCTGTGGGAGGCAATGACAGGGACCGCAACTAACGGCCTTGCGGCTATTGGCGGCGCATTTTCTGGTGACGCTAAAAATATCACGCAATGGCTGGGGGAGTTGGGGGAGAAATTCACGAAGTTTGCGGATGAAAATCCCCGGGTTATTCGCGGCGTCGTCGGGCTTGCTGCCGGTCTTGCGATTCTGAAACTGGGATTGATGGGCGTTGGCGGTGCCATCAGTATTGTCAGCAGGATCATGTCGATGACGCCGATTGGCATGATTGCGACGGCGATAGCCCTGGCTGCGGGATTAATTATCACTAACTGGGATGTTGTCGGACCTTATTTCAAGAAGCTCTGGGAAACCATTGGTCCTTATTTTGAGGCTGGCCGGGAACTTCTGAAGAAGGTTTTTGCCTGGTCGCCGCTGGGGATGGTAATCAATAACTGGGGACCGGTTGTTAAGTGGTTTCAGGATATGTGGGACAAGCTGAAGCCAATTATTGAGTGGTTTACCGACAGTTCCGGTGACACGGTCGATGCCATTAACTCTGCGCAGTGGGGCGCGGGTGCTTATGATGCTTATGGGACGGGAATACCGGCACGGGGATACACACCTTATCAGGCGGTGGATCCGGCTCAGTCAAACAACGCCTCCGGTGCCACAGGCCCGAATCCCTTCATGATTAACAAAGCTTCTGCGCCAAAAGTTGATGGTGAGATCAAGGTCTCTTTTGTGAATTCACCTCCGGGTATGCGGGTTATGGAAACGCGATCCAGCGGTTTTGATGTCAGCCATGATGTTGGCTATACGCGCTTTGGCAGGTAA
- a CDS encoding DNA circularization protein — protein sequence MTWKDRLQDASFRGVPFKVEEESAGTGRRVETHEYPNRDKPYTEDLGKITFRPSITAYVVGDDCFDQRDRLIDALNKPGPGTLVHPTYGELKVCVDGEVRVSTSKSEGRIVRFDLKFVEAGELSYPTSGAATAQTLMSSCSALDDCISDSFSGFSIDGVADFVQNDVVGNASTMLGYVSDAMKVVDSAVSDAARLLQGDISVLLPPPSSGKNFVEQVQKMWRTGKRLYGNASDLVTMIKTLSGVSLGSDLQPRGVWKTDSKTTATATQQRNVVASTLRTTAISEAAYAVTRLPAPTTSAVMQNATVGQSTTPAQSTGWPSVTHPALNNAPAVKNTVDLPTWEELTDIRDTLNTAIDKELSRTTSDVLFLALRRVKADLNADINTRLEQSARIIQRTPDEVLPALVLAATWFDNAARDADIIRRNAITHPGFVPVIPLKVPVQ from the coding sequence ATGACGTGGAAAGACAGACTTCAGGACGCGTCATTTCGCGGTGTGCCGTTTAAGGTTGAAGAAGAAAGTGCGGGAACCGGTCGTCGTGTGGAAACGCACGAATACCCGAACCGCGACAAACCCTATACCGAAGACCTGGGGAAAATCACTTTCCGCCCGTCCATCACAGCTTATGTGGTGGGAGATGACTGCTTTGACCAGCGCGATCGCCTGATTGACGCGCTGAATAAACCCGGTCCCGGCACGCTTGTCCATCCGACTTACGGTGAGCTGAAAGTCTGTGTTGACGGGGAAGTTCGGGTCAGCACATCGAAGAGTGAAGGGCGTATTGTCCGCTTTGACCTGAAGTTTGTCGAAGCGGGAGAACTCTCTTACCCCACTTCAGGTGCGGCGACGGCGCAGACGCTGATGTCATCCTGTTCTGCACTGGATGACTGCATCAGTGACAGCTTCAGTGGTTTCAGTATCGATGGCGTGGCAGATTTTGTGCAGAACGACGTCGTCGGTAATGCCAGCACAATGCTTGGGTATGTTTCTGATGCGATGAAAGTGGTGGATTCTGCCGTATCGGATGCCGCCAGGCTGTTGCAGGGGGATATCTCGGTACTTCTGCCGCCGCCATCGTCAGGCAAAAATTTCGTTGAGCAGGTGCAGAAAATGTGGCGTACCGGGAAACGCCTTTATGGTAACGCCAGCGACCTGGTCACCATGATCAAAACGCTTTCCGGTGTCAGCCTCGGCAGCGATCTGCAACCGCGCGGCGTCTGGAAAACGGACAGTAAAACCACCGCCACGGCGACGCAGCAGCGTAACGTGGTTGCCAGCACCCTTCGTACGACCGCAATCAGCGAAGCGGCGTATGCCGTCACACGATTGCCTGCGCCCACAACTTCCGCGGTGATGCAGAATGCCACAGTGGGGCAGTCAACAACACCCGCGCAGAGCACCGGCTGGCCTTCTGTCACGCATCCGGCACTGAACAATGCACCGGCGGTGAAAAACACGGTTGACCTGCCAACGTGGGAAGAACTGACCGACATTCGCGACACACTGAATACGGCAATTGATAAGGAGTTGTCCCGTACAACCAGTGATGTGCTGTTTCTGGCGCTGCGCCGGGTGAAAGCAGATCTGAATGCGGATATCAACACGCGCCTTGAACAGTCTGCACGGATCATTCAGCGCACACCGGATGAGGTTTTACCCGCGCTGGTGCTGGCGGCGACCTGGTTTGATAACGCGGCGCGTGACGCGGACATTATCCGGCGTAATGCCATTACGCATCCCGGCTTTGTGCCGGTGATCCCTCTGAAGGTGCCAGTGCAATGA